From Butyricimonas paravirosa, one genomic window encodes:
- a CDS encoding NAD+ synthase, translated as MKIAIPQINYHIGDISKNKDLIIAAIKKAKAMKAELVLFPEHAICGAYPQDLFEKEYFVNECRVSIEKIAEQCHNIAALVGGPNLDLEDGILMNAMFFMYDGEVRGGVNKTILSDYDVFDESRYFIPGESNTPLRYKNQNIRVIFDEYESNMIEKTDTIIVHVGSTPFTTESFAYRKESLSYIARKQKCPLISLNHVGANASLIFDGNSFVVNSKGISTYKLAAFKEDFMIIDTERLLNAPALKEKGPDTIALIHDALILGIKDFFHKNGFSKAVLGLSGGIDSALVAALATEALGKENVLGILMPSRFSTDHSVTDAVDLAKNLGISHETLPIKEIYDNFIATLHPVFKDAPFNVAEENLQARIRGSLVMAISNKFGHILLNTSNKSEAAVGYGTLYGDLCGSLSVLGDVYKTDVYKLSRYVNRNGELIPENTITKAPSAELRPGQKDQDSLPDYDTLDAILKLYLEENSSKQEIIAKGFAPEIVEKTITLVNRNDYKRAQCPPILKVSKKAFGSGRRMPLVAKL; from the coding sequence ATGAAAATAGCGATACCTCAAATCAACTACCACATCGGAGATATTTCCAAAAATAAGGACCTTATTATTGCTGCCATAAAAAAGGCGAAAGCCATGAAAGCGGAACTCGTTCTTTTTCCCGAACACGCCATCTGTGGGGCTTACCCGCAAGACCTTTTCGAGAAAGAATATTTCGTGAACGAATGTCGTGTCAGCATTGAAAAGATCGCCGAGCAATGTCATAACATAGCGGCATTAGTGGGCGGCCCGAACCTAGACTTGGAAGATGGCATCTTGATGAACGCCATGTTTTTCATGTACGACGGGGAAGTGCGAGGCGGGGTAAACAAAACCATATTGAGCGACTACGACGTTTTCGACGAGAGCCGGTACTTCATCCCGGGAGAATCCAACACGCCCCTACGCTACAAGAACCAGAATATCCGGGTCATCTTCGACGAGTACGAATCCAACATGATCGAGAAGACCGACACGATCATCGTACATGTCGGTTCGACACCTTTCACCACGGAAAGTTTTGCTTACCGGAAAGAAAGTCTATCATACATCGCCCGGAAACAGAAATGCCCGCTCATATCACTCAATCACGTGGGAGCGAACGCCTCCCTGATATTTGACGGTAACTCCTTCGTGGTCAACAGCAAAGGGATTTCAACATACAAACTAGCCGCGTTCAAAGAAGATTTCATGATCATCGACACGGAAAGACTGCTTAATGCCCCGGCCCTCAAAGAAAAAGGACCGGATACCATTGCTCTTATTCACGATGCACTTATCCTCGGAATAAAAGATTTCTTCCACAAAAACGGATTCTCGAAAGCCGTACTCGGACTTTCCGGGGGAATCGATTCGGCCCTCGTTGCCGCATTGGCAACAGAGGCCCTTGGCAAAGAAAACGTGCTGGGCATACTGATGCCTTCCCGATTCTCCACCGACCACTCTGTCACAGATGCCGTTGACCTAGCCAAAAACTTGGGCATCTCTCACGAAACCTTACCCATAAAAGAAATATACGACAATTTTATCGCCACGCTACACCCTGTTTTCAAGGATGCACCCTTCAACGTGGCCGAAGAAAACCTGCAAGCCCGTATTCGCGGGTCTCTCGTTATGGCCATTTCCAATAAATTCGGTCACATCCTTTTGAACACCTCCAATAAAAGCGAGGCAGCCGTGGGTTATGGTACCCTGTACGGGGACTTGTGCGGATCGCTTTCCGTGCTGGGCGACGTGTACAAAACCGACGTGTACAAATTATCCCGTTACGTGAACCGAAACGGGGAATTAATCCCCGAGAATACCATCACGAAAGCCCCCTCTGCCGAACTACGGCCCGGGCAAAAAGATCAGGACTCTCTACCGGATTACGACACGCTGGACGCTATCTTGAAACTATATCTCGAAGAAAATAGTTCCAAACAGGAAATTATAGCGAAAGGATTCGCCCCGGAAATCGTTGAAAAAACGATAACCCTGGTCAATCGTAACGACTACAAACGGGCACAATGCCCGCCGATACTGAAAGTCAGTAAAAAAGCGTTCGGCAGCGGACGCCGTATGCCACTTGTTGCCAAACTATAA
- a CDS encoding 50S ribosomal protein L25/general stress protein Ctc has protein sequence MQVFDLKGEVRNDLGKKATKAVRYAEKVPCVLYGGEANVHFAVLDKDLKKLLYTPNVYLVNLDLDGKSYGAVMRDIQFHPVTDKVLHIDFYQTSEDKPVVMDVPVRVTGHAAGVQAGGKLAIITRKLKVKALPKDMPDEVVVDVTSLGVGKAIKVQDIHVEGVELMNAKSVVVAQVKLTRAARAAQSAQ, from the coding sequence ATGCAAGTATTTGATTTAAAAGGAGAAGTAAGAAACGATTTAGGTAAAAAAGCTACCAAGGCTGTAAGATATGCGGAGAAAGTTCCATGCGTTCTTTATGGTGGAGAGGCAAACGTTCATTTCGCAGTTTTGGATAAAGATTTGAAGAAACTTCTTTACACTCCTAATGTATATCTGGTAAATTTGGATCTTGATGGTAAATCTTACGGAGCCGTGATGAGAGATATTCAATTCCACCCGGTGACGGATAAGGTTTTACATATTGATTTCTACCAGACCTCAGAGGATAAGCCAGTTGTAATGGACGTTCCTGTTCGGGTAACGGGACACGCTGCCGGAGTTCAAGCCGGAGGTAAGTTGGCTATAATCACTCGTAAGTTGAAAGTAAAAGCTCTTCCGAAAGATATGCCGGATGAAGTGGTTGTTGATGTTACTTCTTTAGGTGTTGGTAAGGCTATTAAAGTACAGGATATTCACGTGGAAGGCGTAGAGTTAATGAATGCTAAGAGCGTTGTGGTTGCTCAGGTTAAATTGACAAGAGCTGCAAGAGCTGCACAAAGCGCTCAATAG
- the pth gene encoding aminoacyl-tRNA hydrolase, with translation MKYLIVGLGNIGPEYQNTRHNIGFKVLDAFAKASNAVFEDMRYGAVATVKLKGRTLILLKPNTYMNLSGKAVSYWMQKEKIELSNLFVVVDDLALPFGTIRLRGKGSDGGHNGLKSINQLLGTQDYARLRFGIGNEFPKGKQVDYVLGEWSSEEEERFPAMLKHCGEVIENFIFIGVDKTMSLCNNLRF, from the coding sequence ATGAAATATCTTATTGTGGGATTGGGCAACATAGGTCCCGAGTACCAGAATACACGACATAACATCGGATTTAAAGTATTGGACGCCTTTGCTAAGGCGTCCAATGCTGTTTTTGAAGATATGCGTTATGGTGCGGTTGCCACGGTGAAGTTGAAGGGACGTACCCTGATTTTGTTGAAACCGAACACGTACATGAACCTGAGTGGTAAGGCGGTCAGTTACTGGATGCAAAAAGAGAAAATCGAGTTGTCGAACCTTTTCGTGGTGGTGGATGACTTGGCATTACCTTTCGGGACGATCCGTTTGAGAGGCAAGGGAAGTGACGGGGGACATAACGGTTTGAAGAGTATTAACCAGTTGCTGGGCACGCAGGATTACGCTCGTTTGCGTTTTGGTATCGGGAACGAGTTCCCCAAGGGAAAACAGGTGGATTACGTGTTGGGAGAGTGGTCTTCGGAGGAAGAGGAACGTTTTCCAGCCATGTTGAAGCATTGTGGGGAGGTGATCGAGAATTTTATTTTTATAGGGGTAGA
- a CDS encoding Crp/Fnr family transcriptional regulator, producing the protein MRTIKDKELHEKYCNICIDSPNSLFASLDESSKSIIRQTSICKMYRKGDLIYEEGNKPFGLICLITGKAKIAKKGIAGREQIVRMAKPVGFIGYRAFFAEEMHIASAEALEESIVCIMKTELIFGIVRSNSDVAMNVIRALATDLGFSNRRTVTLTQKHIRGRLAEALLVLKDTYGFEDDNMTLKICLSREDMANLSNMTTSNAIRTLSNFASEGILELSGKQIKITNMEALEKVSEMG; encoded by the coding sequence ATGAGAACGATAAAAGACAAAGAGTTACACGAAAAATATTGCAACATTTGCATTGATAGTCCCAACTCCCTTTTTGCAAGTCTTGACGAAAGTAGCAAAAGCATTATTCGCCAAACCAGCATTTGCAAAATGTACAGGAAAGGAGACTTGATTTACGAAGAAGGGAATAAACCTTTCGGGTTAATTTGTCTGATCACCGGGAAAGCTAAAATCGCCAAGAAAGGTATCGCGGGACGGGAACAAATCGTGCGTATGGCAAAACCCGTCGGGTTTATCGGCTACCGGGCTTTCTTTGCCGAGGAAATGCACATCGCATCAGCGGAGGCTCTTGAGGAATCCATTGTCTGCATCATGAAAACAGAACTTATTTTCGGTATCGTGCGCAGTAACTCGGATGTTGCCATGAACGTGATCCGGGCGTTGGCTACCGACCTCGGATTCTCGAACCGCCGAACAGTAACACTCACGCAAAAACACATTCGCGGACGTCTGGCAGAAGCCTTGCTCGTGCTGAAAGACACTTACGGGTTCGAGGACGATAACATGACCTTGAAAATTTGTCTCTCGCGGGAAGACATGGCCAATCTCTCGAACATGACCACCTCCAATGCCATCCGCACGCTCTCCAACTTTGCCTCGGAAGGCATACTGGAACTTTCCGGCAAGCAAATCAAGATTACGAACATGGAGGCGCTGGAAAAAGTAAGCGAGATGGGATAA
- a CDS encoding DUF362 domain-containing protein, with protein sequence MAYVISDDCISCGACESECPVGAISMGDDHYQINADECISCGACAGVCPVGAPKEA encoded by the coding sequence ATGGCTTACGTAATATCTGATGATTGTATTTCTTGTGGAGCATGTGAATCAGAGTGCCCGGTAGGAGCAATCTCTATGGGTGATGATCACTATCAAATCAATGCTGATGAATGTATCTCATGCGGGGCTTGCGCTGGTGTATGTCCTGTTGGAGCTCCGAAAGAAGCTTAA
- a CDS encoding 5-formyltetrahydrofolate cyclo-ligase — protein sequence MDKKELRKQVKVLKSQYSLEQKVEMSRPLWKELEQTDFFKEARTVLLYWSMDDEVFTHDYVCKWAGEKTVLLPCVKGDVLELRVFKGMESLQPGEAFGILEPVGELYTDYDAIDLIVVPGVAFDRHGNRLGRGRGYYDKILKETRVARKVGICFGFQFVEEVPVDELDVRMDLVIHGI from the coding sequence ATGGATAAAAAAGAATTGCGGAAACAGGTTAAAGTTTTGAAAAGCCAGTATTCTCTGGAACAAAAGGTGGAGATGTCTCGTCCCTTGTGGAAGGAGTTGGAACAGACGGATTTTTTCAAGGAGGCCCGGACCGTGTTGCTCTACTGGTCGATGGACGACGAGGTGTTCACGCATGATTACGTCTGTAAGTGGGCGGGGGAGAAGACCGTCTTGTTGCCTTGCGTGAAAGGGGACGTGTTGGAATTGCGAGTGTTCAAGGGCATGGAATCCCTGCAACCGGGGGAGGCTTTCGGCATACTGGAGCCTGTTGGCGAATTGTACACGGATTACGACGCGATTGACTTGATTGTCGTGCCGGGCGTGGCTTTTGATCGCCACGGGAATCGTCTGGGACGAGGTCGCGGGTATTACGATAAGATTTTGAAAGAGACACGTGTTGCCCGGAAAGTGGGGATTTGTTTCGGATTCCAGTTCGTGGAAGAGGTGCCTGTCGATGAGCTGGACGTGCGGATGGATCTCGTGATTCATGGGATTTAA
- the prmC gene encoding peptide chain release factor N(5)-glutamine methyltransferase yields MNTMFDLQQYALQELKDTYTEHEIKVLCSLAFCKLLHCTNIEIHLNKHEFLAKSFIDKFLLVVEELKTDKPIQYILGETEFAGIDFQLNSETLIPRPETEELVMWIVESGVQPGASVLDIGTGSGCIIVSLGKLLKGVRLCGVDISPEAVRQAADNARRNGVEVKFEVRDILSYEEWEWPGFDVIVSNPPYVRESEKALMHDRVLNYEPSRALFVPDTDPLMFYRKIAGFGRDHLNRGGLLFLEINEAFGKETVELLREMGYEDVELRKDINERERMVKARGNFKF; encoded by the coding sequence ATGAATACGATGTTTGATTTACAACAATACGCATTACAGGAGCTAAAGGATACTTATACCGAGCATGAAATAAAAGTTTTATGCTCTCTTGCCTTTTGCAAACTGTTGCATTGTACAAATATAGAAATCCATCTTAACAAACACGAATTTTTGGCAAAAAGCTTTATCGATAAATTCCTTCTCGTCGTGGAAGAGTTAAAAACGGATAAACCGATCCAGTATATATTGGGAGAAACGGAATTTGCCGGTATTGATTTCCAGCTAAATAGTGAAACCTTGATTCCCCGGCCGGAGACGGAAGAACTGGTGATGTGGATCGTGGAATCGGGAGTGCAGCCGGGTGCAAGTGTTTTGGATATTGGAACGGGGAGTGGGTGTATCATCGTGTCGTTGGGTAAGTTGTTGAAAGGAGTACGGCTTTGTGGGGTGGATATTTCCCCGGAGGCCGTGCGACAAGCTGCCGACAATGCCCGGAGAAATGGCGTGGAGGTGAAATTTGAAGTACGTGATATATTGAGTTACGAGGAATGGGAATGGCCCGGTTTCGACGTGATCGTGAGTAATCCGCCTTATGTGCGGGAGTCTGAGAAGGCGCTTATGCACGATCGGGTGTTGAATTATGAACCCTCCCGAGCTCTTTTCGTGCCGGATACTGATCCGTTAATGTTTTACCGGAAGATTGCCGGATTCGGTCGTGATCATCTGAACCGGGGTGGATTGCTGTTTTTAGAGATCAACGAGGCTTTTGGGAAAGAAACCGTCGAGTTACTTCGGGAGATGGGGTACGAGGATGTTGAATTGAGGAAGGATATTAATGAACGGGAGAGAATGGTGAAAGCCCGGGGAAATTTTAAATTCTAA
- a CDS encoding regulatory protein RecX, translating into MDAKKALNIVAGQCSKKEYCSFDIFKKLQRWELEEKDIAAVMEFLVKNHFLDDTRFAEAYARDKHRFNRWGKLKIMQMLRQKRVPERIIEQALSSLPDEESDATCLALLKQKNRGLKEEDPYKRKAKLFRFALSRGFDYETISRCIDQLQD; encoded by the coding sequence GTGGATGCGAAGAAAGCGTTGAATATTGTTGCCGGGCAGTGTAGTAAAAAGGAGTATTGTAGTTTTGATATTTTTAAAAAGTTACAGAGGTGGGAGTTAGAGGAAAAGGATATTGCCGCGGTTATGGAGTTTTTGGTGAAGAATCATTTCTTGGATGATACTCGCTTTGCAGAGGCGTATGCCCGGGATAAGCATCGTTTTAATCGTTGGGGAAAGTTGAAGATCATGCAGATGCTCCGGCAAAAGCGTGTGCCGGAACGTATTATCGAACAGGCTTTGTCTTCTTTACCCGATGAGGAAAGTGACGCCACGTGTCTGGCGCTGTTGAAACAAAAGAATCGGGGATTAAAAGAGGAGGACCCGTATAAGCGAAAAGCAAAGCTTTTCCGCTTTGCTTTGAGTCGTGGCTTTGATTATGAAACGATCAGTCGGTGTATCGATCAATTGCAGGATTGA